A window of Bradyrhizobium sp. AZCC 1610 contains these coding sequences:
- a CDS encoding DUF6894 family protein, translating to MGRFYFHLRAGDELTSDDEGMDLPDLSAAKREAMLTARELLVEAIKSGKQTVPEAFVIADDEGRALDTISLAAVLPAPFNK from the coding sequence ATGGGGCGATTTTATTTTCACCTCCGTGCGGGCGACGAACTAACATCCGATGACGAAGGAATGGATTTACCGGATCTTTCTGCGGCTAAGCGCGAGGCTATGCTAACTGCCCGTGAACTTTTGGTCGAAGCAATCAAGAGCGGTAAGCAAACGGTTCCGGAGGCTTTCGTTATCGCAGATGATGAAGGTCGAGCGCTCGACACCATATCGCTCGCAGCGGTTCTGCCCGCGCCGTTCAACAAGTAA
- a CDS encoding mandelate racemase/muconate lactonizing enzyme family protein, translating to MTSDTFTLRSVEARCYRYPLSTPVVTSFGKMLNRPAVFIRAVDDDGVEGWGEAWSNFPAPGAEHRARLVNEVLAPAVVGRKFDGPVQAFETLTQGTDVLALQSGEAGPFAQAIAGIDLALWDLHARRRKIPLWRLLGGRTGKIRVYASGINPSGAVRTAEAALRRGHRALKLKVGFGTETDLANLAGLRAIAGAGMLAADANQGWTVEQALEILPRLREFDLRWLEEPIRADRPRTEWRALRASAGTPLAAGENIASREYFEQVLSEDVLGVVQPDIAKWGGLTLCTGLARDILKAGKAFCPHYLAGGIGLLTSAHLLAGVGGDGWLEVDANDNPLRDQLCGPVANVTEGTVVLNEEPGLGIVPDLSRIDRYRSI from the coding sequence ATGACATCTGATACGTTCACCCTCCGCTCTGTCGAAGCGCGCTGCTACCGCTATCCATTGTCGACGCCGGTGGTGACGTCGTTCGGCAAGATGCTGAACCGTCCGGCGGTCTTCATTCGCGCGGTCGATGACGATGGCGTCGAGGGATGGGGAGAGGCTTGGTCCAATTTTCCCGCACCCGGTGCCGAGCATCGTGCACGGCTCGTCAATGAGGTGCTCGCGCCTGCCGTCGTCGGACGTAAGTTTGATGGCCCTGTGCAAGCCTTCGAGACTCTTACGCAAGGCACCGACGTGCTGGCGCTGCAATCCGGTGAGGCCGGGCCCTTTGCGCAGGCGATCGCGGGAATTGATCTGGCGCTGTGGGATCTCCATGCGCGCCGGCGGAAGATACCGCTGTGGCGGTTGTTGGGCGGCCGGACCGGCAAGATCAGAGTGTATGCGAGCGGCATCAATCCCAGCGGCGCCGTGCGGACGGCTGAGGCAGCCCTGAGGCGCGGGCATCGCGCGCTGAAGCTCAAAGTCGGGTTTGGCACCGAAACGGACCTCGCCAATCTGGCGGGGCTACGAGCGATCGCCGGCGCGGGCATGCTCGCGGCTGATGCGAATCAGGGCTGGACGGTCGAGCAGGCGCTGGAGATCCTGCCGCGGTTACGCGAATTCGATCTCCGCTGGCTAGAAGAACCGATCCGCGCCGATCGGCCGCGAACGGAGTGGCGGGCGCTGCGTGCAAGCGCGGGCACGCCGCTTGCCGCGGGCGAAAACATTGCAAGCCGGGAGTACTTCGAACAAGTACTGTCGGAGGACGTGCTTGGCGTGGTTCAGCCGGATATTGCAAAGTGGGGCGGGCTCACCCTTTGTACGGGATTGGCGCGCGACATCCTCAAAGCCGGCAAGGCGTTTTGTCCGCACTATCTCGCCGGCGGCATTGGCCTGCTGACGTCCGCCCATCTGCTTGCCGGCGTTGGAGGTGATGGCTGGCTGGAAGTCGACGCCAATGACAATCCGTTGCGCGACCAGCTCTGTGGTCCCGTTGCGAATGTGACCGAAGGCACCGTCGTACTGAATGAAGAACCGGGACTTGGAATAGTGCCCGATCTCTCTCGTATCGACCGATACCGCAGCATTTAG
- a CDS encoding C4-dicarboxylate TRAP transporter substrate-binding protein, whose protein sequence is MKNLAVITCAALGLWALDCSNVLAQAPKTFTLKFNHVLGPKEPYHDGFLKWAKAVEQRTNGGLKIDVFHSAQLGLEEDIIEQIRQGANIGQNTDAARMGNYVPGIAVMNGPYFAETLEEVAKLRKAPTVAKWQEELATKFGLKVVSFNWVQGYRHFFTNKPIKTPDDLKGLRIRTPPAPIWQESIRALGAVPVAMAFGDMYPGLQQRAIDGVELVYNNIPGGRFYEVLKVANETRHIMLINFEVVGAKWFDSLPKEYQDALVEEADRAGEETSRQILRLEEEVEQQLKSRGMTINKLSERARSDFGCLLSDARLDACSNASFPLCSHPSYNDRRDPCPAGRSQPHISRSSLSERCVGGLVLRHFVGANLPDAHVVFSAHRNDRAAERLVSVAPLRRQLCSPARTK, encoded by the coding sequence ATGAAGAATTTGGCTGTGATCACGTGTGCTGCGCTCGGCCTGTGGGCGCTCGACTGTTCGAATGTTTTGGCTCAGGCACCGAAAACATTCACGCTAAAATTCAATCACGTGCTTGGCCCGAAGGAGCCATACCACGATGGCTTCCTGAAGTGGGCCAAAGCCGTCGAGCAGCGCACCAATGGCGGCCTCAAGATCGATGTCTTCCATTCCGCGCAACTGGGTCTCGAGGAAGACATCATCGAGCAGATCAGGCAGGGAGCCAATATCGGCCAGAACACCGACGCCGCGCGTATGGGAAACTACGTTCCCGGCATCGCCGTGATGAACGGACCTTATTTCGCCGAGACGCTGGAAGAGGTTGCCAAGCTGCGCAAAGCGCCGACCGTCGCAAAATGGCAGGAAGAACTCGCGACCAAGTTCGGGCTCAAGGTGGTGTCTTTCAACTGGGTGCAAGGCTATCGACATTTCTTTACGAACAAGCCGATAAAGACGCCGGACGATCTGAAGGGCCTGCGCATCCGCACGCCGCCGGCGCCAATTTGGCAAGAGTCGATACGCGCGCTCGGTGCCGTTCCGGTAGCGATGGCATTCGGCGATATGTACCCGGGACTGCAGCAGCGGGCGATCGATGGTGTCGAGCTGGTTTACAACAACATTCCGGGTGGCCGCTTCTACGAGGTGCTTAAAGTCGCGAATGAGACAAGGCACATCATGCTGATCAACTTCGAAGTCGTCGGCGCCAAATGGTTCGACAGCCTGCCGAAGGAGTATCAGGACGCGCTGGTGGAAGAGGCCGATCGAGCCGGAGAGGAGACATCGCGTCAGATCCTGAGGCTAGAGGAAGAAGTCGAGCAGCAATTGAAGTCTCGCGGCATGACGATCAACAAGCTTTCCGAGCGGGCACGCAGCGATTTCGGCTGTCTGTTATCTGACGCTCGGCTTGATGCTTGCTCAAACGCAAGCTTCCCGCTCTGTTCGCATCCATCTTATAATGACCGCCGCGATCCTTGCCCTGCTGGTCGGAGTCAGCCGCATATATCTCGGAGTTCATTATCCGAGCGATGTGTTGGCGGGCTGGTGCTTCGGCACTTCGTGGGCGCTAATTTGCCAGATGCTCATGTCGTATTTTCAGCGCACCGGAATGATCGAGCAGCCGAGCGACTAGTCAGCGTTGCGCCGCTCAGGCGTCAACTTTGCTCGCCTGCACGGACGAAGTGA
- a CDS encoding tyrosine-type recombinase/integrase, with the protein MTDEAMSPLRRRMIEDMTIRKLAPKTQHDYVQRVKNFAAFLGRSPDTASFEDVRRYQLHLAASGVGVPTINQTVSTLRFFFKVTLKRHEIVEHTHVIHEPRKLPVVLSVEEVARLLDAAPGLKYKAALSVAYGAGLRAAEVVSLKVADIDSKRMIIRVEQGKGGKDRNVMLSPHLLNLLRTWWRTARPRGWLFPGRDPAQPMTTRQLNRACHAAAQMAEINKRVSLHTLRHSFATHLLEQNIDVRVIQVLLGHAKLDTTALYTRVATKTISEVMSPLEHIALKLKEIRPPG; encoded by the coding sequence ATGACCGACGAGGCCATGAGCCCATTGCGGCGGCGCATGATCGAAGACATGACGATCCGCAAGTTAGCGCCGAAGACCCAACATGACTACGTGCAACGGGTCAAGAACTTCGCTGCGTTCCTCGGGCGATCGCCGGATACGGCGAGCTTCGAGGACGTGCGCCGCTACCAGCTCCATCTGGCGGCGAGCGGCGTTGGCGTGCCGACCATCAACCAGACCGTATCGACGCTGCGGTTCTTCTTTAAGGTCACGCTCAAGCGCCACGAGATCGTCGAGCATACCCATGTCATTCACGAGCCGCGCAAGCTGCCGGTGGTGCTCAGCGTCGAAGAGGTGGCGCGGCTGCTCGATGCGGCGCCGGGGCTGAAGTACAAGGCGGCGCTGAGCGTGGCCTATGGCGCCGGTCTGCGCGCCGCCGAGGTGGTCTCGCTCAAGGTCGCCGACATCGACAGCAAACGCATGATCATCCGCGTCGAGCAGGGCAAAGGCGGCAAGGACCGTAACGTCATGCTCTCCCCACACCTGCTCAATCTGTTGCGCACCTGGTGGCGGACGGCGCGGCCCCGGGGTTGGCTATTTCCAGGCCGCGATCCGGCGCAGCCGATGACCACGCGCCAGCTCAATCGCGCCTGCCACGCCGCCGCCCAGATGGCGGAGATCAACAAGCGCGTCTCGCTGCACACCTTGCGGCACAGCTTTGCCACCCACCTGCTCGAGCAGAACATCGATGTCCGCGTCATCCAGGTGCTGCTCGGTCACGCCAAGCTCGACACCACGGCGCTCTATACCCGCGTCGCCACCAAGACGATCAGCGAGGTCATGAGCCCGCTGGAGCACATCGCGCTCAAGCTCAAGGAGATCCGGCCGCCCGGCTGA
- a CDS encoding alpha/beta hydrolase, with translation MSMSRKELTFASGHDTCAAWFYPVVAEKGARPIIVMAHGLTGTRRDRLGAFAERFAAAGIAALVFDYRGFGDSTGEPDLFEPSLQLEDWRAAIAFARSLPDIDAGRVATFGSSLAGGNALAAAAEDLQVAAVISQVPYLDRDTQTYTKPQHVVEEMKAAAAEGRYLASVGQPHEAAFISAPGAEVGWRRVVAIGEESRWRSRVSASWLLGPPYSPIRHAASLHCPWLVCIATDDQVAKPGPAIEAARQAPKGELRIYPGVDHFDIYDGPSHEAVVADEIEFLHRHLLGRSLCGTTKAASELPRVIYPR, from the coding sequence ATGAGTATGAGTCGCAAAGAATTAACGTTCGCCTCCGGCCATGATACATGTGCTGCGTGGTTCTACCCCGTGGTGGCGGAAAAAGGGGCGAGACCTATCATCGTCATGGCCCACGGATTGACCGGCACACGCCGAGACCGTCTTGGCGCGTTCGCCGAACGGTTTGCGGCCGCCGGTATCGCGGCGCTCGTTTTCGATTATCGAGGCTTTGGCGACAGCACGGGCGAGCCGGATCTATTCGAGCCTTCTCTTCAGTTGGAAGACTGGCGCGCTGCCATCGCGTTTGCTCGTTCTCTACCCGATATCGATGCCGGACGCGTGGCGACGTTTGGCTCCTCGTTGGCCGGGGGCAACGCGCTCGCCGCGGCAGCGGAGGACCTCCAGGTGGCCGCGGTTATCAGCCAGGTTCCATATCTGGACAGGGACACCCAGACCTACACCAAACCTCAGCACGTCGTGGAGGAAATGAAGGCTGCAGCAGCCGAAGGTCGTTATTTGGCTTCCGTTGGTCAGCCCCATGAGGCGGCATTCATTAGCGCGCCCGGAGCTGAGGTTGGTTGGCGTCGTGTTGTCGCAATCGGTGAGGAATCTCGATGGCGGAGCCGCGTCTCGGCGTCTTGGCTGCTAGGTCCTCCGTATAGTCCCATCCGACATGCCGCCTCGCTTCACTGTCCCTGGCTGGTTTGCATCGCTACGGACGATCAGGTTGCCAAGCCGGGACCTGCAATTGAGGCCGCGCGCCAAGCCCCGAAAGGTGAGCTCCGCATCTATCCAGGTGTCGATCATTTCGACATCTACGATGGGCCGTCCCACGAGGCAGTGGTCGCGGATGAGATTGAGTTTCTTCACCGCCACCTGCTAGGCCGTAGCCTCTGCGGAACAACTAAAGCAGCGTCGGAGTTGCCGCGAGTTATTTACCCGCGTTGA
- a CDS encoding DUF2934 domain-containing protein produces MPNLEEAIRERAYHLWIADGEPEGQADIYWLNAQREILTTSVEGSGSNAAAAAPTDTGLVATKSTKKAKVARSGKNKTRAA; encoded by the coding sequence ATGCCAAATCTGGAAGAGGCCATTCGCGAACGTGCCTACCACCTCTGGATCGCCGATGGTGAACCCGAGGGCCAGGCAGACATCTATTGGCTCAATGCTCAACGCGAAATTCTCACGACATCCGTTGAAGGCTCAGGCAGCAACGCTGCCGCCGCAGCGCCCACCGACACGGGATTGGTTGCGACGAAATCCACTAAAAAGGCAAAGGTCGCCCGATCGGGAAAAAACAAAACCCGCGCCGCATAG
- a CDS encoding ATP dependent DNA ligase — MIYLARRKGNDLIYAGKVDHGFDKASAADLRKRLTPLIRKTQPYAKRIAHKGIWVEPELLAEIEYRAKSAEGTVRHPFFKGLRDDL; from the coding sequence ATCATCTATCTCGCCCGCCGCAAGGGCAACGACCTGATCTATGCGGGTAAGGTCGATCACGGCTTCGACAAGGCATCCGCTGCCGATCTGCGCAAACGACTGACGCCGCTGATCCGCAAGACACAGCCCTACGCAAAGAGGATTGCACACAAGGGCATCTGGGTGGAGCCGGAGTTGTTGGCCGAAATCGAGTACCGGGCGAAGTCCGCAGAAGGCACGGTGCGGCATCCGTTCTTCAAGGGCCTAAGGGACGATCTATGA
- a CDS encoding putative quinol monooxygenase: MAKLAIVATIKTTPGKRNEYLKHLKAHAQRCLATEPGTLKFEILVPQKEADTIMLYEVYASPEAFGMHWKGLSMQQAKQDTTDLQVSLSTLQDVGGGLTACAWLGCPRNNV, from the coding sequence ATGGCCAAACTAGCAATCGTGGCAACCATCAAGACCACCCCGGGCAAGCGGAACGAATACCTGAAACACCTAAAGGCTCACGCTCAGCGTTGCTTGGCGACCGAACCCGGCACCTTGAAGTTCGAAATCCTCGTGCCGCAGAAGGAAGCCGACACGATCATGCTGTACGAGGTCTATGCCAGCCCGGAAGCATTTGGGATGCACTGGAAGGGCCTGTCCATGCAGCAGGCCAAGCAGGACACGACCGACCTGCAGGTTAGCCTCAGTACCTTGCAGGACGTGGGCGGAGGTTTGACGGCATGCGCATGGCTGGGGTGCCCGAGGAATAATGTCTGA
- a CDS encoding response regulator, which produces MPVLFNISMEPKGLALVTPCQAIPPAPERNVSKPLILVIEDEYPVQDIVEDALTEGGFETDILSSAEEALTLFKSGNKNYKALITDVNLKGRLSGWEVARQIREKDPAFPVVYMTGAAADDWASQGVPNSILLQKPFAPAQLVTAVSQLLNSASQNQSMAPPSASEAK; this is translated from the coding sequence GTGCCCGTTTTGTTCAACATTTCTATGGAACCAAAGGGGCTGGCGCTGGTAACCCCGTGTCAAGCGATCCCTCCAGCACCCGAGCGAAACGTGTCCAAGCCCCTAATCCTCGTCATCGAGGACGAGTATCCGGTGCAAGACATTGTCGAAGATGCGCTAACCGAAGGCGGTTTTGAAACCGATATTCTCTCCTCAGCGGAAGAAGCCCTCACCTTGTTCAAGAGCGGGAACAAGAACTACAAGGCGCTCATCACCGACGTTAACTTGAAGGGCAGATTGAGCGGTTGGGAGGTGGCGAGACAGATCAGGGAAAAAGACCCTGCCTTTCCGGTGGTCTACATGACGGGCGCGGCTGCGGACGATTGGGCGTCGCAAGGCGTCCCCAACAGCATCCTGCTGCAAAAGCCGTTTGCGCCCGCGCAGCTTGTCACCGCCGTTTCCCAGCTTCTAAATAGCGCAAGCCAAAATCAAAGCATGGCCCCACCCTCGGCTTCCGAGGCCAAATGA
- a CDS encoding ABC transporter substrate binding protein, with product MPLGDGSHIEFGKARWATIAPDPPPFTWAARPRFYCFRNLPMVCLETPNLSRGLVGYGASIYKIPRRTGYFVMKILDGADPSNLPIEQPTGLELIINLKIAWY from the coding sequence GTGCCACTTGGCGACGGCAGCCATATTGAATTTGGTAAGGCGCGGTGGGCGACAATAGCGCCCGATCCACCGCCATTCACGTGGGCGGCGCGCCCACGTTTCTATTGCTTCCGAAATCTGCCGATGGTGTGTTTGGAAACGCCAAATCTTTCGCGTGGCCTCGTCGGCTACGGCGCATCGATCTATAAGATACCGCGTCGAACCGGTTATTTCGTCATGAAGATTCTGGATGGCGCGGACCCCTCCAATCTGCCCATCGAACAACCGACCGGACTTGAGCTGATCATCAACCTCAAAATAGCTTGGTACTGA
- a CDS encoding IS110 family transposase yields MQVSTIGVDLAKNVFQVHGVDSAGKVVINRQLRRKQVIDFFSKLPPCLVGMEACGTAHHWAREVSKLGHTVRLMPPSYVKGYVKRSKNDAADAAAICEAVTRPSMRFVPIKSADQQALLMLHRTRDLLIRQRTQLINALRAHLAEFGLVAEMGREGLAQLAAIITDESNREALPSAMKQALQAIVDQLAALELQIGTLDRAIHAHHRANDMSCRLETVPGIGVIGATAIASTVTDPSDFKSGRDFAAWIGLVPRQHSTGGKERLGGISKQGDRYLRRLLVIGATAVVRHARQQPQKHPWVMRLLAKKPAKLVAVAVANKMARIAWAIMAKGGYYRAPELAAAA; encoded by the coding sequence ATGCAGGTTAGCACCATCGGCGTTGATCTCGCCAAGAACGTGTTCCAAGTGCACGGCGTGGATAGTGCGGGCAAGGTCGTCATCAATCGTCAGTTGCGGCGCAAGCAGGTCATCGACTTCTTTAGCAAGCTTCCCCCTTGCCTGGTCGGCATGGAAGCCTGCGGAACCGCTCATCATTGGGCGCGTGAAGTCTCCAAGCTCGGTCACACCGTGCGTCTGATGCCGCCGAGTTACGTGAAGGGCTATGTCAAACGGTCGAAAAACGATGCTGCCGACGCAGCCGCCATCTGTGAGGCCGTGACACGCCCATCAATGCGGTTCGTGCCGATCAAGTCGGCCGATCAGCAAGCCTTGCTGATGTTGCATCGAACGCGGGATCTTTTAATCCGTCAGCGCACGCAGCTGATCAATGCGCTCCGAGCCCACCTTGCCGAGTTCGGCCTCGTTGCGGAGATGGGGCGCGAAGGTCTCGCGCAGCTTGCCGCGATCATCACGGACGAAAGTAACCGCGAAGCTCTTCCATCTGCGATGAAACAGGCGCTGCAGGCCATTGTAGATCAACTCGCTGCTCTGGAATTGCAAATCGGGACTCTGGATCGCGCCATTCACGCCCATCATCGTGCCAATGACATGAGCTGCCGCCTCGAGACCGTGCCCGGGATTGGCGTGATCGGGGCCACGGCCATTGCTTCTACTGTCACAGACCCGAGTGACTTCAAATCCGGTCGGGATTTTGCGGCATGGATCGGACTTGTGCCGCGGCAGCACTCGACGGGGGGCAAGGAGCGGCTCGGCGGCATCTCCAAGCAAGGAGATCGCTATCTCCGACGGTTGCTCGTCATCGGTGCAACAGCCGTTGTTCGACACGCCCGGCAGCAGCCGCAAAAGCATCCCTGGGTCATGAGGCTGCTGGCCAAGAAGCCGGCCAAGCTCGTTGCCGTTGCCGTTGCCAACAAGATGGCGCGCATCGCCTGGGCGATCATGGCCAAGGGAGGATACTATCGAGCGCCGGAGCTTGCTGCAGCCGCCTGA
- a CDS encoding tetratricopeptide repeat protein encodes MATFTRSRSLLVSASLAALGGTALAALLAGTGFILADARATAVDVSLPLADADIPICGTPTATARPNMMFRLVQTEVPRAEMSAASPAPAFADTEPPLWTGIGSITWKVTTANERAQAYFDQGLRLAYAFNHDEARRAFRMAQKLDPDCAMCFWGEALVLGPNINLPMPEDAVAPAYAAAQKAKALAGKASPREQALIGAIAVRYGSDPKAARAPLDAAYAAEMAKAAKQFADDDEIATLYAEAVMDLSPWDYWKPGGRDAKPQSVPIVPTLERVLTRNPNHAGAIHLYIHAVEASDRPKRAEPYADKLRGTIPGAGHLVHMPSHIYYRVGRYLDALEDNKTAVKVDEKYLTETNAPMGVYRLGYYPHNVHFVMASAQMAGDGPTVIAAAEKLGQLIPSEAAKGIAMVQPVKAAPYFAHAQFSTPETILALPDPGDAIPYVKAMWLYVRGVALVANRDFAGATAAASAIETIERTADFKLLKDSGVPAQEVLRIARTVILARVAQAKGDYRTAIIRFERAAALQDTLAYTEPPYWYYPIRQSLAAALLQAGRYAEAERQFQRALSRAPANGWSYYGLAELHKSRGDGSAARKAEADLARTWIGDRKLLQISNL; translated from the coding sequence ATGGCGACATTCACGCGATCGCGAAGCCTGCTGGTTTCCGCAAGTCTTGCCGCACTCGGCGGCACGGCACTGGCGGCGCTGCTGGCCGGGACCGGTTTTATTCTCGCGGACGCACGCGCAACCGCCGTGGATGTATCGCTGCCGCTCGCCGACGCCGATATTCCGATCTGCGGCACGCCGACGGCAACCGCCCGGCCGAACATGATGTTTCGCCTGGTGCAGACGGAAGTGCCGCGCGCCGAGATGAGCGCAGCCAGCCCCGCGCCGGCATTCGCGGACACCGAGCCGCCGCTGTGGACCGGCATCGGCTCCATCACATGGAAGGTCACGACCGCGAACGAGCGCGCGCAGGCCTATTTCGATCAGGGCCTGCGTCTCGCCTACGCCTTCAATCACGATGAGGCGCGACGCGCGTTTCGCATGGCGCAAAAACTCGACCCTGACTGCGCCATGTGTTTCTGGGGCGAGGCGCTGGTGCTCGGTCCCAACATCAATCTCCCGATGCCGGAGGACGCGGTCGCGCCAGCCTATGCCGCCGCGCAGAAGGCTAAGGCGCTGGCCGGGAAAGCGAGCCCGCGCGAGCAGGCGCTGATCGGCGCCATCGCGGTGCGCTACGGCAGCGATCCCAAGGCCGCCCGCGCACCACTCGACGCTGCCTACGCGGCCGAGATGGCGAAGGCAGCAAAACAGTTTGCCGACGACGACGAGATTGCCACGCTCTATGCCGAGGCGGTGATGGATCTCAGCCCCTGGGACTACTGGAAGCCGGGCGGCCGCGACGCCAAGCCGCAAAGCGTGCCGATCGTGCCGACGCTGGAGCGCGTGCTGACGCGTAATCCCAATCATGCCGGCGCTATTCACCTTTATATTCATGCCGTCGAGGCGTCGGACCGGCCCAAGCGCGCCGAGCCCTATGCCGACAAGTTGCGCGGCACGATTCCCGGCGCCGGCCATCTCGTGCACATGCCGAGCCACATCTATTATCGGGTCGGCCGCTATCTCGACGCGCTGGAAGACAACAAGACCGCGGTCAAGGTCGATGAAAAATACCTGACCGAGACCAACGCGCCGATGGGCGTCTACCGGCTCGGCTATTATCCGCACAACGTGCACTTCGTGATGGCGTCGGCGCAGATGGCCGGCGACGGCCCGACCGTGATTGCGGCTGCGGAGAAGCTCGGCCAGCTCATTCCCAGCGAGGCTGCCAAGGGCATTGCGATGGTGCAGCCGGTCAAGGCGGCGCCTTACTTCGCGCACGCGCAGTTCAGCACGCCCGAGACCATTTTGGCGCTGCCGGATCCCGGCGATGCGATTCCTTATGTCAAGGCGATGTGGCTCTACGTGCGCGGCGTCGCGCTGGTGGCGAACCGTGACTTCGCGGGCGCTACTGCCGCAGCGAGCGCCATCGAGACGATCGAGCGCACCGCGGACTTCAAGCTGCTGAAGGATTCAGGCGTCCCGGCGCAGGAGGTGCTCCGCATCGCGCGCACGGTGATCCTCGCACGCGTAGCTCAGGCCAAGGGCGACTATCGCACCGCCATCATCCGGTTCGAACGGGCGGCGGCATTGCAGGACACGTTGGCCTACACCGAGCCGCCCTATTGGTATTATCCGATCCGGCAATCGCTTGCCGCCGCCCTGCTGCAGGCCGGCCGTTACGCCGAGGCGGAGCGGCAATTCCAGCGCGCGCTCAGCCGGGCGCCCGCCAATGGCTGGTCGTATTACGGGCTGGCGGAACTGCATAAGTCACGCGGTGATGGCTCCGCAGCCCGCAAGGCCGAGGCCGACCTTGCCAGAACCTGGATCGGCGACCGCAAGCTGTTGCAGATTTCAAATCTTTGA
- a CDS encoding adenylate/guanylate cyclase domain-containing protein → MLVPDTLYAKSGHVRIAYQVVGDGPFDLVFVPGFISNLDLAWEDPVRAQVWTRLAAFSRLILFDKRGTGLSDRIGGVPTLEERMDDVRAVMDAVGSRQAGLFGASEGGAMSMLFAATYPDRTRALALYGAFSHFLSWVMPPDQLEAFLESLEKNWGTGQSLALFAPSLLSDDACKRRYARFERLSASPSSATALIRMNSEIDIRPILPSIQVPTLIVHREGDANVNVEAGRFLANQIPNAKYVELPGNDHLLWVGNTERVVDEVEEFLTGSRHTPEPDRVLATVLFTDIVGSTKRAEAIGDRAWHDLLDRHNEIVRREILHHRGREVKTTGDGFLITFDGPARSIRCSLAISEAVEDLGLQVRAGLHTGEVEMTDNDLSGIAVHIASRIAAMAQPGQVLVSSTVRDLVAGSNIRFRDEGSHRLKGLEESVRLFAAGHR, encoded by the coding sequence ATGCTGGTTCCGGACACTCTATACGCCAAGAGCGGTCACGTTCGCATCGCTTATCAGGTCGTGGGGGACGGACCCTTCGATCTCGTGTTTGTTCCTGGCTTTATTTCCAACCTCGATCTGGCATGGGAAGATCCGGTCCGGGCTCAGGTCTGGACCCGCCTCGCTGCCTTCTCGCGCCTTATCTTGTTTGACAAGCGGGGTACCGGACTATCCGACCGAATAGGGGGGGTGCCAACACTTGAAGAGCGAATGGACGATGTGCGCGCAGTGATGGATGCAGTTGGCTCGCGCCAGGCGGGTCTTTTCGGCGCCTCGGAGGGCGGCGCGATGTCAATGCTGTTTGCAGCCACTTATCCGGACCGCACCCGGGCGTTGGCCTTGTATGGTGCCTTTAGCCACTTCCTCTCGTGGGTTATGCCCCCAGATCAACTTGAGGCATTTCTTGAAAGTTTGGAGAAAAACTGGGGGACGGGTCAAAGCCTTGCTCTGTTTGCCCCTAGTCTGCTCTCTGACGACGCGTGCAAGCGACGCTACGCACGCTTCGAACGACTCAGTGCGAGCCCGTCGTCGGCCACTGCACTCATTCGCATGAATAGTGAAATCGACATTCGCCCAATCCTTCCGTCAATCCAAGTGCCCACGCTTATTGTGCATCGAGAAGGAGATGCTAATGTTAACGTTGAAGCGGGGCGGTTCTTGGCTAATCAAATCCCAAACGCGAAATACGTCGAGTTGCCTGGAAATGATCATTTGCTGTGGGTCGGCAACACGGAACGGGTGGTGGACGAGGTCGAGGAGTTCTTGACGGGGTCGCGGCATACACCAGAGCCCGACCGTGTGCTTGCCACCGTTCTGTTTACCGACATCGTAGGCTCGACAAAGAGAGCGGAAGCAATTGGGGATAGGGCCTGGCATGACTTACTCGATCGACACAATGAGATCGTACGGCGAGAGATTCTACACCATCGCGGGCGCGAGGTGAAAACGACCGGAGATGGGTTTCTCATCACGTTTGATGGTCCGGCGCGATCAATCAGGTGTTCGCTGGCCATAAGCGAGGCCGTTGAGGACCTTGGCTTGCAGGTGAGGGCCGGACTTCACACGGGCGAAGTCGAAATGACGGACAATGACCTAAGCGGTATTGCAGTCCACATCGCATCGCGCATTGCGGCGATGGCACAGCCTGGACAGGTTCTCGTATCGAGCACCGTCCGTGACCTTGTCGCAGGATCAAACATTCGCTTTCGCGATGAAGGTAGCCACCGCCTGAAAGGCCTGGAAGAAAGCGTCAGGCTGTTTGCTGCGGGACACCGATAG